From a single Okeanomitos corallinicola TIOX110 genomic region:
- a CDS encoding armadillo-type fold-containing protein encodes MSQASSYWHKFIKQLPEIKVESPKQQKFNRFYEPGNMLGVLTVIVAMLLWNWKLLLALIVGIGVMLIAYSIPKWNWQISWSETRKLLNSPKIRLALAVISGGITTFMTYMAIAIWLDSPTIWIAIGAMVQGLGTILTLILLVWQIFNFQEHKEEDNLQQLLNNLTETDPLKRLLAVRQLNKLISRKNVDDSVQQDVVNCLKILLVREEETVIREAVLTSLQGLDSLQNLVSSHAKPLATIPQKVKQEVY; translated from the coding sequence GTGAGTCAGGCTTCTTCTTATTGGCATAAATTCATTAAGCAACTTCCAGAAATCAAGGTAGAAAGCCCAAAACAGCAAAAATTCAACCGTTTTTATGAACCCGGAAATATGCTGGGAGTATTAACAGTAATTGTTGCTATGCTGCTTTGGAACTGGAAGTTGCTATTAGCTCTTATTGTTGGTATTGGTGTAATGTTAATAGCTTATTCAATACCCAAATGGAACTGGCAAATAAGCTGGTCAGAAACTCGTAAATTATTGAATAGTCCCAAGATTCGGTTAGCTTTAGCAGTTATAAGTGGTGGTATTACTACTTTCATGACTTATATGGCCATCGCCATTTGGCTTGATTCTCCGACTATTTGGATAGCTATTGGTGCTATGGTACAAGGATTGGGAACAATCCTAACCTTGATATTGTTAGTATGGCAAATATTTAATTTTCAAGAACATAAAGAAGAAGATAATTTGCAACAATTGCTGAACAACTTAACAGAAACAGATCCTTTAAAAAGATTATTGGCAGTGCGTCAACTGAATAAATTGATTAGTCGTAAAAATGTTGATGATTCAGTCCAACAAGATGTGGTAAATTGTTTAAAAATTCTTTTGGTTAGAGAAGAAGAAACAGTAATTCGTGAAGCAGTATTGACCAGTTTGCAAGGCTTAGATAGCTTACAAAATCTAGTGTCTAGTCATGCTAAACCACTTGCAACCATACCCCAAAAAGTTAAACAAGAAGTTTATTAA